The sequence GCGCGGCAGAGGCAGCTTTTCGTCCAGCCACTGCGTCAGGCCATTGCCCGGCTTGTATTCGTTCGCCCAGGGAAAGCTCATGAGTCCTGTCCTCAGCCGATCTTCACGACAGTGTCGGAAGAGAATTCATAGGTAGGCACCTCGAGGTTCTTCGGTGCCGGGCCTTTGCGGATGCGCGCTGCGGTATCGTAGGACGAACCGTGGCACGGGCAGAAATAACCGCCGAACTCACCCTTCACTTCGCCTTCACCGGCGCCGAGCGGCACGCAGCCGAGGTGGGTACAGACGCCCATCGTGATGAGCCAGTTGGTCTTGCCTTCCTTGGTGCGCTCTTCCAGCGACTGCGGATCGCGCAGGCTGGAGACATCGACCTTCTCGGCCTCGGCGATTTCCACCGGGGTGAGGTTGCGGATGAACACCGGCTGCTTGCGGAACACGGCCTTGATCGCCTGTCCCGGCTGGATCGCCGAGATATCGATCTCGGTCGAGCTTTCTGCCAGGACGTCCGCCGAAGGCGCCATCTGACTTACCAGCGGAAGAATGACGGCAGCGCCGCCCACACCCGCAAAACTCACCGCCGCGATATTGATGAAATCGCGCCGGCGCACGCCCTCTTCGGGTACTACCGAAGTGTCGATGCTCGCCTCATCAGCCATTGAAATTCCCTGCCTGCTGCCGCCGCGCGCGCGGATCGCACGCGGTCCAACTTGCCCCTTTGATACGTACCCGGAAAACCCGCATGGGAATGCCCGAGTCGCACGGGAGCCGGGCAGGCGCAAACGCGCCATGCCAGCCCCCACTTGGCGCGCCTGATAGACGCAAAGCTACGGCTTTGCCAACAGGCATTTTGGTATGGGAAACATGGCGGATTCCCGCGGCTTTCTGCCACCTTTGCGGGCGCGTGGGCCGAAAAGGGGGATTCGCTAGAATCCCGCACCTTCGGGCCAGGCGGCAGAGGCAAGGCCCATGACCTTGAACAGCACGCCCATCTGGCCTTCGGCGGTCAGCCGCTCCAGAGCGGCGCGGATTGCGGCGGCATGGGCGGGGGCGAAGTCGGCCAACGCCTGCGCGCGCGCCTCTATGCCCAGCGCCCTGAGCCAACGACCTTGCTCGGTCGTGCCCAGCCAGCGCACGCCGCGTGATTGCGCGATTGGAGCCAGCACGGAGAAATCGACGTGTGCGGTGAGATCCGCCTCGCCGGGGCTGGCAAACACATCGACCTTGCGGTGTTCGCGCACGGCCTGGAGCGAGGAGCCGAAGCGCGGCTCTGCATGGCCGTAGTCGAAGAACAGCGCTGCGCCGCCTTGTGCTGCGAGGCGCCCCGATACTTCATAGAGGACGGCGGCGGAGGCGGGAGACGTTTCGAGAATTGTGCCTTCTGGCGCTTCGCGCAACGCGGGCGGGACCGCCGGGTCCATCGGCTGCGAGCCGGCGATGGGCAGGAGGCGGCCATTCTCGCTGCCCACCATGCGTTCGCGCCAGCCATCGGCCGTGCGGACCATTTGGCGCACGGGCAGGGCATCGAGAAACTCGTTGGCGACGATCAGCAGCGGGCCGTCAGTGGGCAGGGTGGACAAGTCGGCGTGCCACTGCGCCTGCGCGTGGAGTTCGAGCTGGAGCGATTTCAGCGCCATGCTCGTCTCGACGAAATGGATGCGCGGGGTGAGGCCGTAGCGGCGGGCGGCTCCCAGCGCATCGCGCGCCAGCGTGCCGCGTCCGGGGCCGAGTTCGGCGTAGTGGACCGGGTCGGGACGCCCTGCACGAATCCACACGTCGGCCATCCACAGGCCGATCAGTTCGCCGAACATCTGGCTGATTTCAGGCGCGGTGATGAAATCGCCGCTGGCGCCGAAAGGATCGCGGCTGGAATAATAGCGTGCGTTCGATTCGGACATGTAGTGCGAGATGCTGATCGGCCCGGTGTTGTCGATCAGCCGTATGAAGGTTTCGAGCAGCGGGGTTGTCACGCGGCGAGAGATCCCGTGCTGGCTCCGCCTCCGGCCGCGGACAGCGGCTTGCGGATCAAGGCGCGCAGCAGGAAGAACAAGCCGACCGCCATCATCGGGATGGTCAGCCACTGGCCCATCGACAGCCCGGTGCGCAAGGCGAAGTCCTGCAACTGGGCGTCGGGTTCGCGGAAGAATTCCACGGTGAAACGCGCCAGTGCATAGCCGAAGGTGAAGGTGCCGACGAGCAGGCCGGGACGCCAGCGCGCTTTGGTCTTCCAGAACAGGAGCAGCAGGACCACGGCCAGCACGAGGCCTTCGAGTGCGGCTTCATAGAGCTGGCTGGGGTGGCGGGCAATCGGGCCGCCGCCGGGGAAGATCATCGCCCAGGCGACACCCGCTCCGGCCTCGCGGCCCCAAAGTTCACCATTCATGAAGTTGGCGAGGCGTCCGAAGAGCAGGCCGAAAGGCACGCAGACCGCGATGTAATCGCACAGGCGCACGAAATTCAGCTGCCCGCGCCAGGCGACCCAGGCGATGGCCAGGACCGTGCCGATCAGGCCGCCGTGGAAGCTCATCCCGCCTTCCCACAGCTTTATGAGGTTTTGTGGGTGGGTGAGCAGTTCGGGTGCGTAGAAGATGGCATAGCCGACACGGCCGCCGAGGATGATGCCTAGCGTGGCATAAAAGAACAGGTCATCGGCATGGCGCTGCGCCATCGGTGAGCCGGGTTGGCGGATCATCTTCGACAGGTGCCAGTAGCCCAGGATGATGCCCGCGAGATAGGCCAGCGAATACCACTTGAGCGCGAAGAAGCCGAGATCGAGCGCGATCGGTGAGACGCCGAGATCTTCCCAGCGAATCGGGCTGGAAACCGCCGCCGAAGCCACGCTTGCGGCAGCGGACGCTACGGCAAGGGGCGTCGCTGTTGACAGTAGTGACAGCAAGTGGCGAACTCCCTACAAACTTCTGAATGGACCCGTTTCCGTGCTGCAAATCGCGCCCTTTGGGGTAGCCTATTGGCACAGGGCGAAGGCCGCAGGCAAACCCGAAAAGGCGCACACTGCGATGCGTCACCGGGCCGGGAGACTGAAAGGACGACATGAAGACCGAGCTGGACCTTGCCATGGACCGCACATTCGCGGCGTTGACCGCCGAGGGCGGGATGTTCCACACGGTTCCGATCCAGCGGTTCGGGCGCGAACTGCCGATGATCGCCGCGGCGCCGCCGCACCTGCCCGCCTACTTTGCCCATTTCGCAGCAGCGCAGGGCGACAAGACCTTCATCGTCGATGGTGACCTGCGCCTGAGTTTCGCCGAAGTCTATGCCGCCGCGCGCCACGTTGCAGGCGGGCTGGTCGAAGGTCTGGGCCTGCGGAAGGGCGACCGGGTGGGCCTTGCCGCGCGCAATTCGGCCAACTGGGCGATCGCCTACATGGGGATCCTGATGGCGGGCGGCTGCGCTACCTTGCTCAACGGCTGGTGGCAGGGTGAGGAACTTGCCAGCGGCATCGATCTGGTCGGGTGCCGCTACCTGATCGCCGATGGTGCGCGGGCGAAGCGGCTCGACGGACATGTCCATGGCGCCACGCTGCTGCCGATGGCGCACGATTGCGACTATACGCTGGGGCTGGGGGCGTTGCTGGCGGATGGTGGCGGCGCGGCCACGCCCCTGCCCGACCTGACCGGCGACGATCTGGCGACAGTGCTGTTCACTTCGGGATCGACCGGCGTGGCCAAGGGCGCCTATTCCGATCATCGCGGCGTGGTGCAAGGCACGATGAACTACGCTGCGCAGACGGTCGCCATGCTCGGCATCCTGACGGCGCGCGGCGAGGCTCCGCCCGCAGGAGTCCAGCCGACCACGCTGGTCAATGTGCCGCTGTTTCATGTAACCGGCGAAATTCCGGTGTTCCTCCAGTCGTTCGCGCTGGGGCGCAAGCTGGTGCTGATGGCCAAGTGGGACGCCGCCGAGGCGATGCGTCTGATCGAGGCCGAGAAGGTCACCTACTTTGTCGGCGTGCCGCTGATGAGCTTCGAAATCGCGACTCACCCGGACCGCAACAAGTACGATCTTTCGACCTGCGTTTCGTTTGCCGCAGGGGGCGCGCCGCGCCCGGTCGAGCATGTCGACCGCATTCGCAAAGCACTGCCCCACGCTTTCCCGCTGATCGGCTACGGCCTGACCGAGACAAACGCGGTGGGCTGCGGCAATCTCAACGAGAACTATCTGGCCAAGCCCGGCAGCACTGGCACGGCATCGCGTCCGCTGGTTGATCTCGCCATCATTGACGATGCGGGCACGTCCCTGCCGCAAGGCGCGGTGGGTGAAGTTGCGATTCGCTCGATCGCCAATTTTCTTGGTTACTGGAACAACGAAAAGGCGACGCGCGAGGCGATCACGCCTGACGGCTATTTCCGCACCGGCGATCTCGGCTATCTGGACGAGGAAGGCTATCTGTTCATCGTCGACCGCAAGAAGGACGTGATCATCCGCGGGGGCGAGAACATCAGTTGCATCGAGGTGGAAGATGCAATTTACACCCACCCATGCGTGGGTGAGGCCAGTGTGTTCGGCTTGCCCGACGAGAAGTTCGGTGAAGTTCCGGCGGCGGTCTATCTTGCCAAGGAAGACTGTTCGGCGACGGCGGAAGAATTGCGCGAATTTCTGAAAGAGCACATCGCTCCGTTCAAGATCCCGGTGCAGTTCTGGGAGGTTCACGAACCTCTGCCCCGGCTGGGGACGGAGAAAGTGGACAAGCGGTCTTTGCGCGAACGTTACACCATGGAATGGCTTGCCAGGCAGTCTGCCTGATTTCACTTGGTATTGGACGGTAACGCGCGAGAGTCTAAAGGGGGAGCATGACGCTTCCCCGGATTGCCAACCAGCGTGCCATCGTTGACCGCCGCGCGCTTGCCGACGCGGTTGCGGCTGCCTTTGCCGAACAGGGCGAGAAATCGCGGCCCGTGGTGGTCGAACTGCTGCGGCAGGCGCTCGATTCGGGGCGTGCCGAAATTGCGCGCAGGCTGGAGGCCAAGCCCTCAGCCGGTTATGAATGTGCGCAGGGCCAGGCGTTTCTCGTCGATCAACTGGTCCGGGTAATCTATGATCACATCGTCGGGCGGGTTTACCGCGCGAGCAACCGGTCCACCGGAGAGCGCATCGCGATTCTCGCAGTTGGTGGATACGGGCGCGGCGAGATGGCGCCGCATTCGGACGTCGATATCGCCTTCGTCACGCCGATCAAGCCCACCTCATGGTGTGAGCAGGTGATCGAGGCGATGCTCTATTACCTGTGGGATCTTGGGCTCAAGGTAGGCCAGTCGAGCCGTTCGCTCGACGAGGTCGTGCGCATGGCCAAAAGCGACCTTACGATCCGCACTGCGCTGCTCGAAGGGCGCTATGTCTGGGGCGACCGCAACCTTTATGAGGAAGCCTCGCGCCGGTTCTGGGCCGAGGTGGTCACCGGCACGGAAAAGCAGTTCGTTGCCGAGAAGCTGGAAGAGCGCAACCAGCGCCACAAGAAGCTGGGCGACAGCCGCTATGTCGTCGAGCCAAATGTGAAAGAGGGCAAGGGTGGTCTGCGCGATCTGCACACGCTCTACTGGATCGGCAAATATATCCACAAGGTGCGCGATGCCTCGGAACTGGTCGATGTCGGCCTGCTGACTGCGGAGGAATATCGCGCGTTCCGCCGGGCCGAGAACTTCTTCTGGGCGGTGCGCAGCCACCTGCACACCCTGACCAACCGCGCCGAAGACCGCCTCACCTTCGACATGCAGCGCGAAGTGGCGATGCGGATGAACTTTGCCGACCGGCCGGGCAAGAGCGCGGTCGAGCGGTTCATGCAGTACTTCTTCTTGCAGGCCAAGCAGGTGGGATCGCTGACGGGTGTGTTTCTCGCGCAACTGGACGGGCAGTTCGCTGGGAACAAACGCGGCTTCTTTGCCGCGCTGCGCAGCCGCCGGCGCAAGAAGGTCGGTCCGTTCGTGATCGATGCTGGCAAACTCGCGGTGCCTTCGGACGAAACTTTCCGCGAAGATCCGGTGCGGCTGGTCGAGTTGTTCGCTTGCGCTGCTGCCGAAAAGGTCGAGATCCATCCCGAGACGATGCGCAACGCGCGGCGCGATGCGGTGCTGATCGACGCTGGGGTGCGCAAGGACCCGCGCGCCAACGCGCTGTTCCTTGATGTGCTGACCAGCCGCAACGATCCCGAGACGGTGCTGCGCTGGATGAACGAGGCGGGCGTGTTCGGGCGGTTCGTGCCCGATTTCGGCCGCGTGATCGCGCAGATGCAGTTCGACATGTACCACCACTACACGGTGGACGAGCATACGATCCGCGCGATCGGGTTGCTCGCGCTGATCGAAAAGGGCGAGGCCAAGGAAGATCACCCGCTGGCCAGTGAAGTGATCTCGAAGATCGCGTCGCGCCGAGTGCTCTATGTCGCCACGCTGCTGCACGATATCGCCAAGGGGCGGCGCGGCGATCATTCGGTGCTGGGCGCCGAAGTGGCGATGAAGCTGTGCCCGCGGCTGGGCATGTCGGCGGCCGAGACCGAACTCGTCGCCTGGCTGGTGCGCTGGCACCTGCTGATGAGCGCCACGGCGTTCAAGCGCGATCTGGCCGACTACAAGACCATCGCCGACTTCGTGAACACAGTGCAGAGTCAGGAGCGTCTTCGCCTGCTGCTGGTGCTGACCATCGTCGATATCCGCGCGGTGGGGCCAGGCGTGTGGAATTCATGGAAACGGCAGTTGCTGGGCGATCTGTTCTCCTCTGCCGAAGAAATGCTGCGGTTGGGCCACAAGACCCATGGCCGCGCCGAGCGCATCATCGCGAAGAAGAAGGCGGTCGGTGCCTTGCTCAAGGAGCGCGACGCGCTCATTGGCACGGTGGGCAAGCAGTTGGGCGATGCCTACTGGATTGCCGAGCCCGAGGACATCATCGCGCTCAACCTGCAGCAGATGGACACCGCGCTGGGTGAGCCGCTTTCGGTAGAGGCGCACTGGTATCCGGCGCGAGGGGCAACGCTGGTCACCGTCCTGGCCGCCGACCATCCTGGGCTGTTCTACCGCATCGCAGGCGGCATCCACCTGGCGGGCGGCAACATCATCGACGCGCGCATCCATACCGCGCGCAACGGCACGGCAGTGGACAACTTCCTCGTCCAGGACCCTTTGGGCAGGCCCCTTAACGAGGCAACGCAGATCGCGCGGCTGAAGAACGCGATTGCCGATGCGCTGGCCAACCGGGTGAAGCTGGTGCCGCAACTCATGGCGCGACCTTTGGCGCGTCCGCGCGCGGATGCCTTCGACGTGCGCCCGATCGTGATTTTCGACAACAAGGCCTCGAACCGCTTCACCGTGATCGAGGTGGGCGCGCGTGATCGTCCTGCGCTGCTTAACCGGCTGGCGAGGGCGCTGTTCGAGGCGCGTCTGGTGGTCCATTCGGCACATATCGCCACGTATGGTGAGCGTGCGGTCGATACGTTCTATGTCACCGACGTGCTCGGCGAGAAGGTCGACAACGACATTCGCATGAGGGCGGTGGAAAAGAAGCTGCTGGAG is a genomic window of Novosphingobium sp. MMS21-SN21R containing:
- the petA gene encoding ubiquinol-cytochrome c reductase iron-sulfur subunit, translating into MADEASIDTSVVPEEGVRRRDFINIAAVSFAGVGGAAVILPLVSQMAPSADVLAESSTEIDISAIQPGQAIKAVFRKQPVFIRNLTPVEIAEAEKVDVSSLRDPQSLEERTKEGKTNWLITMGVCTHLGCVPLGAGEGEVKGEFGGYFCPCHGSSYDTAARIRKGPAPKNLEVPTYEFSSDTVVKIG
- the lgt gene encoding prolipoprotein diacylglyceryl transferase — encoded protein: MLSLLSTATPLAVASAAASVASAAVSSPIRWEDLGVSPIALDLGFFALKWYSLAYLAGIILGYWHLSKMIRQPGSPMAQRHADDLFFYATLGIILGGRVGYAIFYAPELLTHPQNLIKLWEGGMSFHGGLIGTVLAIAWVAWRGQLNFVRLCDYIAVCVPFGLLFGRLANFMNGELWGREAGAGVAWAMIFPGGGPIARHPSQLYEAALEGLVLAVVLLLLFWKTKARWRPGLLVGTFTFGYALARFTVEFFREPDAQLQDFALRTGLSMGQWLTIPMMAVGLFFLLRALIRKPLSAAGGGASTGSLAA
- a CDS encoding [protein-PII] uridylyltransferase, producing the protein MTLPRIANQRAIVDRRALADAVAAAFAEQGEKSRPVVVELLRQALDSGRAEIARRLEAKPSAGYECAQGQAFLVDQLVRVIYDHIVGRVYRASNRSTGERIAILAVGGYGRGEMAPHSDVDIAFVTPIKPTSWCEQVIEAMLYYLWDLGLKVGQSSRSLDEVVRMAKSDLTIRTALLEGRYVWGDRNLYEEASRRFWAEVVTGTEKQFVAEKLEERNQRHKKLGDSRYVVEPNVKEGKGGLRDLHTLYWIGKYIHKVRDASELVDVGLLTAEEYRAFRRAENFFWAVRSHLHTLTNRAEDRLTFDMQREVAMRMNFADRPGKSAVERFMQYFFLQAKQVGSLTGVFLAQLDGQFAGNKRGFFAALRSRRRKKVGPFVIDAGKLAVPSDETFREDPVRLVELFACAAAEKVEIHPETMRNARRDAVLIDAGVRKDPRANALFLDVLTSRNDPETVLRWMNEAGVFGRFVPDFGRVIAQMQFDMYHHYTVDEHTIRAIGLLALIEKGEAKEDHPLASEVISKIASRRVLYVATLLHDIAKGRRGDHSVLGAEVAMKLCPRLGMSAAETELVAWLVRWHLLMSATAFKRDLADYKTIADFVNTVQSQERLRLLLVLTIVDIRAVGPGVWNSWKRQLLGDLFSSAEEMLRLGHKTHGRAERIIAKKKAVGALLKERDALIGTVGKQLGDAYWIAEPEDIIALNLQQMDTALGEPLSVEAHWYPARGATLVTVLAADHPGLFYRIAGGIHLAGGNIIDARIHTARNGTAVDNFLVQDPLGRPLNEATQIARLKNAIADALANRVKLVPQLMARPLARPRADAFDVRPIVIFDNKASNRFTVIEVGARDRPALLNRLARALFEARLVVHSAHIATYGERAVDTFYVTDVLGEKVDNDIRMRAVEKKLLEAAEDRKVKVAA
- a CDS encoding class I adenylate-forming enzyme family protein; its protein translation is MKTELDLAMDRTFAALTAEGGMFHTVPIQRFGRELPMIAAAPPHLPAYFAHFAAAQGDKTFIVDGDLRLSFAEVYAAARHVAGGLVEGLGLRKGDRVGLAARNSANWAIAYMGILMAGGCATLLNGWWQGEELASGIDLVGCRYLIADGARAKRLDGHVHGATLLPMAHDCDYTLGLGALLADGGGAATPLPDLTGDDLATVLFTSGSTGVAKGAYSDHRGVVQGTMNYAAQTVAMLGILTARGEAPPAGVQPTTLVNVPLFHVTGEIPVFLQSFALGRKLVLMAKWDAAEAMRLIEAEKVTYFVGVPLMSFEIATHPDRNKYDLSTCVSFAAGGAPRPVEHVDRIRKALPHAFPLIGYGLTETNAVGCGNLNENYLAKPGSTGTASRPLVDLAIIDDAGTSLPQGAVGEVAIRSIANFLGYWNNEKATREAITPDGYFRTGDLGYLDEEGYLFIVDRKKDVIIRGGENISCIEVEDAIYTHPCVGEASVFGLPDEKFGEVPAAVYLAKEDCSATAEELREFLKEHIAPFKIPVQFWEVHEPLPRLGTEKVDKRSLRERYTMEWLARQSA
- a CDS encoding SAM-dependent methyltransferase, producing the protein MTTPLLETFIRLIDNTGPISISHYMSESNARYYSSRDPFGASGDFITAPEISQMFGELIGLWMADVWIRAGRPDPVHYAELGPGRGTLARDALGAARRYGLTPRIHFVETSMALKSLQLELHAQAQWHADLSTLPTDGPLLIVANEFLDALPVRQMVRTADGWRERMVGSENGRLLPIAGSQPMDPAVPPALREAPEGTILETSPASAAVLYEVSGRLAAQGGAALFFDYGHAEPRFGSSLQAVREHRKVDVFASPGEADLTAHVDFSVLAPIAQSRGVRWLGTTEQGRWLRALGIEARAQALADFAPAHAAAIRAALERLTAEGQMGVLFKVMGLASAAWPEGAGF